A region of Marnyiella aurantia DNA encodes the following proteins:
- a CDS encoding thiolase family protein, producing the protein MKQAYIIKGFRTAVGKAPKGSLRFTRPDVLAATVIEKLMAAVPQLDKDRIDDLIVGNAMPEAEQGLNVARLISLMGLNTDKVPGVTVNRYCASGSEAIAIASAKIQAGMADCIIAGGTESMSYIPMGGYKPVPETNVAKSHPDYYWGMGYTAEEVANQYKISREEQDQFAFESHMKALKANEEGRFANQIVSIPVEYNFLDENQKMQTKKFDFNVDEGPRKDTSLEGLAKLRPVFANGGSVTAGNSSQMSDGAAFVIVMSEEMVKELGLEPEARLVAYAAAGLEPRIMGMGPLYAIPKALKQAGLDLKDIDLIEMNEAFASQSVAIIKELDMNKEILNVNGGAIALGHPLGCTGTKLTVQLLDEMRKRGNKYGMVTMCVGTGQGAASIFELI; encoded by the coding sequence ATGAAACAAGCATATATAATTAAAGGCTTCAGAACAGCCGTAGGCAAGGCGCCAAAAGGCAGTTTGAGATTTACCAGACCCGACGTTCTGGCGGCAACCGTCATTGAAAAACTGATGGCCGCCGTACCGCAACTGGACAAAGACAGAATTGATGACCTTATCGTTGGTAATGCAATGCCTGAGGCGGAACAGGGACTCAATGTCGCGCGTTTAATTTCCCTAATGGGATTGAACACAGATAAAGTTCCCGGCGTAACCGTAAACAGATACTGCGCGTCCGGAAGTGAGGCGATCGCCATTGCTTCCGCAAAAATTCAGGCTGGTATGGCCGACTGTATTATCGCCGGGGGTACCGAATCCATGAGTTACATCCCGATGGGCGGTTATAAACCCGTTCCGGAAACCAATGTGGCGAAATCCCACCCCGATTATTACTGGGGAATGGGCTACACTGCGGAAGAGGTAGCCAATCAGTATAAGATTTCTCGTGAGGAGCAGGATCAGTTTGCATTTGAATCTCACATGAAGGCTTTAAAAGCTAATGAAGAAGGACGGTTTGCGAATCAGATTGTCTCCATTCCTGTAGAATATAATTTCCTGGATGAAAACCAGAAGATGCAGACCAAGAAATTCGATTTCAATGTAGATGAAGGCCCAAGGAAAGACACTTCTCTGGAGGGCTTGGCAAAATTGCGTCCTGTTTTCGCGAACGGAGGTTCAGTTACTGCCGGAAATTCTTCCCAGATGAGTGATGGCGCTGCTTTCGTTATCGTGATGTCCGAAGAAATGGTGAAAGAGTTAGGTCTTGAGCCGGAAGCACGTTTAGTTGCTTACGCAGCCGCGGGTCTTGAACCAAGAATCATGGGTATGGGACCGCTCTACGCAATTCCGAAAGCACTAAAACAGGCCGGACTCGATCTTAAGGATATCGACCTTATCGAGATGAACGAAGCTTTTGCATCCCAGTCAGTTGCAATTATTAAAGAACTTGATATGAACAAAGAAATCCTGAACGTGAACGGTGGCGCCATTGCCCTCGGTCATCCATTGGGTTGCACAGGTACAAAATTAACGGTGCAACTCCTGGATGAAATGCGCAAACGCGGCAACAAATACGGAATGGTCACCATGTGCGTAGGCACGGGCCAGGGAGCAGCAAGTATATTTGAACTAATCTAA
- a CDS encoding four helix bundle protein, which produces MQRDNLIRDKTFNFALMTIQLYKICRVQNEYVLSRQLLRSGTSIGANVQEALAGFSEKDFLYKMSVASKEASETQYWIELLCRSELVNFDAQP; this is translated from the coding sequence ATGCAGAGGGATAATTTGATAAGGGATAAAACTTTCAACTTCGCGTTGATGACCATACAATTATACAAAATCTGCAGAGTTCAGAATGAATATGTTCTTTCCAGACAACTGTTACGGAGCGGCACGTCAATAGGTGCAAACGTTCAGGAAGCATTGGCAGGATTTTCTGAAAAAGATTTCCTGTATAAGATGTCCGTGGCAAGCAAAGAGGCAAGTGAAACTCAATATTGGATTGAACTTTTATGCCGATCCGAACTGGTGAACTTTGATGCGCAGCCTTAA
- a CDS encoding alpha-2-macroglobulin family protein, producing the protein MNKFTQVFILFVFTAFFSSFFGQKYYDDQWKKVSENYKSGKYKSNLPIILEIQNQAMKDDNANQLIRSLKAEFSIVNQTQDDENNDSASQFFTKLSTFGDKLKGEQKLLYEVLLGEFFIDYYENESWEINQRTNINNQDFAQIETWSKLDFKNFLTKQFAELETKKAALQQVRLGKYKDIFEGTEDLDYFPTLFDWNTVNQIEFLKNSNFFTPNELKVNHAKIITLYDELIAKNTTNSKLYFGHQKINYNCEFLNCKDRFEQLQTLVNSGIDGDYKVLVIAEMMDLLSAEQKFTQALQLADSAKIQYPKSKFLDTVKNRENQITNPLLIIKFEDHTQSNRPIHLVAEAKNVSLFSLNIYEVKDDVQNFMKYVRNSYDKNTFAAVKKSLVRKDMFELQDLKDYKTHKTSLEIKPLPSGIYLAEYVVDGAIQEHFYFIATQSRILYDKKDDRKLVDNQLKLVNRENGQSISNEGLKIYEYSGAKTVTTTNQNTDKAANFRFPDSGSKEYYRYYLVQQPKTNDYNLMQVFGDRYYGGEDNNDRETAQIFLDRAIYRPGQTVYFKVIATAFNGKSKTENVVPKSKLNITLNNANGDEVSKQQLTTNEFGSVNGSFVLPLGKLNGQFYIEVDNDNEESDFLIDGTKYFQVEEYKRPKFEVTFEPVKDEYKYGQTIEVKGKAMMFSGVPLSNATVNYEIKKKNIRWMYFWWYPRGNDNENSILGDVKTNEKGEFTIRIDLKKDENLDGIQVDNYEINASVTDINGETQSETTNVKVASVSHYIKADDIKDSFTDENIKVKVETKNYNDQNLNKPYQVKLSKLLPPERIFRSNFQNEIQDLPKLSKQEFIQKFPHDYFSIDEKEPAVQSVILNGVQKTDESLDLGKLAAGKYSLELYNIEGKDTIKTEKTFEVFDKRFLVDTQKPFLKVLQPRSEFKRSEKVKIYVYSAIPNALVNVYMQNGNGETITEQWKLRNGVLEYDLTFPKDESIDQVNVQFQIVAFNDVQTESINLKISSDKKPLRIETVTFRDKLQPNSKEKWTVKILGDDKEKINAEVLANMYDMSLDQFAVNRWSWQQLYRKYFRMISYDIDQNLAQEHYSKRIPYLNQNVIRIPEFAWFNGGIYGNQMVRRYAVSEMRVQGAAKTESAPNANPMTDSAALADMEEVVLLGYSRTITKPKEVTASTVNVEGQLSKIPVRQNLNETGFFYPNLMTDKDGNVTFEFTSPEALTQWKLMFLAHTKDARAATLEKEVVTQKEFSVTPNYPRFLREGDELNLQSKLSSLVNQKISGTAQLQILDAFTNEDISGKFSLKETQKSFELAEKGNSVVNWKLKVPNDVSSIIIKVIAQAGNFSDGEQKAIAVLPNRMLVTDAVPIFVKEGQTKTFTLENLAKNNSTTATNVANTLELTTNPIWEIMFALPSLKNDQNGSADVVFNKWFADVLAAEIFKANPKLKTVFDEYQQKGLLTSNLEKNQELKQLLLEETPWVLDSKDETEQMQKLARLFDANTMRNSIQTDWAELKQLQNPDGGFSWYQGYPSSYYTSLYILKNLGRINEWLKGNMTDYQGSEQKELILKLIGYVDQEVNKYGNIDKKFVVNNFVLDYLDTRSYWEAQYPLKAKGTSLKNAVIAKAKTEKITDFTFFGLHRLALLFNKFGMKTESKKFLTYLKETSTDTQTQGVYWKQNLNDWGWYSSKTVNHAGALEAFNKLTPNDTDFIEEMKIWLVTQKEVNSWGSSRGTAEVIFTMLNSGKSWTSPESDKATIVWGGKELVNPDTKATGYVKTSVKPEQIDKTLGTVTVTKPGPGVVQGGLFWQYYEDLDKIKSSESYISITKELYKKVKTVNGEELQKITAATPLKVGDKVTVRMILNTDRNMEFIHLKDMRAAGFEPLNVISGYEWKNGLGYYQSTKDASTNFYIEYMPKGKYVFEYDYICNASGTFSNGITTVQNYYAPQMNAHTMGTRVSIAE; encoded by the coding sequence ATGAATAAATTCACCCAGGTTTTTATCCTTTTCGTTTTTACCGCTTTCTTTTCATCTTTTTTCGGCCAGAAATACTATGACGACCAATGGAAGAAGGTATCAGAAAACTATAAATCAGGCAAATACAAATCCAACCTTCCCATTATTTTAGAAATCCAGAACCAGGCTATGAAAGACGACAATGCCAACCAGCTTATACGCTCGCTGAAAGCTGAATTCAGCATTGTGAACCAAACACAGGACGATGAAAATAATGATTCGGCCAGCCAGTTCTTTACAAAACTTTCTACGTTTGGCGATAAACTTAAAGGTGAACAGAAATTACTTTATGAGGTGCTTTTGGGCGAATTTTTTATTGATTATTACGAGAATGAATCATGGGAAATTAACCAGCGTACGAACATTAACAATCAGGATTTCGCGCAGATTGAAACCTGGAGCAAACTCGATTTCAAGAATTTCCTGACCAAACAGTTTGCTGAACTCGAAACCAAAAAAGCGGCTTTACAGCAGGTTCGGCTGGGTAAATACAAAGATATTTTTGAAGGCACTGAAGATCTGGATTACTTCCCGACACTGTTTGACTGGAACACGGTGAATCAAATTGAGTTTTTAAAGAACAGTAACTTTTTTACTCCAAATGAACTTAAAGTTAATCATGCAAAAATCATAACTCTTTATGATGAACTGATTGCGAAAAACACGACCAATTCAAAACTATACTTTGGGCATCAAAAAATCAATTATAACTGTGAGTTCCTGAATTGCAAAGACCGGTTTGAACAGCTTCAGACTCTTGTAAATTCCGGCATTGATGGCGATTACAAAGTATTGGTTATCGCTGAGATGATGGATTTACTTTCGGCTGAGCAGAAGTTTACCCAGGCTTTACAGTTGGCTGACTCTGCAAAGATACAGTATCCGAAATCTAAATTTCTCGATACTGTTAAAAACCGCGAAAACCAGATTACCAATCCTTTGTTAATCATCAAATTCGAGGACCATACCCAATCCAACCGCCCAATACACCTGGTTGCCGAGGCTAAGAATGTAAGCCTGTTTTCGTTAAATATTTATGAAGTAAAAGACGATGTACAGAATTTCATGAAGTATGTGCGCAATTCCTACGATAAAAACACTTTTGCCGCTGTTAAGAAATCTTTAGTTCGTAAAGATATGTTTGAGCTTCAGGATCTGAAAGACTATAAAACGCATAAAACTTCACTTGAAATCAAACCTCTGCCTTCGGGAATTTACCTGGCTGAATACGTTGTGGATGGCGCCATCCAGGAACATTTTTATTTCATTGCGACCCAATCCCGTATTTTATATGATAAAAAGGATGACAGGAAGCTAGTCGACAACCAGCTGAAGCTGGTGAACCGCGAAAACGGACAGTCGATTTCCAACGAAGGATTGAAAATCTATGAATACAGCGGTGCGAAAACGGTAACAACAACCAACCAAAATACGGACAAGGCTGCTAATTTCCGATTCCCTGATTCAGGAAGTAAGGAATACTACCGCTATTATCTGGTTCAGCAGCCAAAAACCAATGACTATAACCTGATGCAGGTTTTCGGTGACCGATATTATGGTGGGGAGGACAATAACGACCGCGAAACTGCGCAAATCTTCCTGGACCGCGCTATTTACAGACCCGGGCAGACGGTTTATTTTAAAGTGATTGCAACGGCTTTCAACGGAAAATCTAAAACAGAAAATGTAGTTCCAAAATCAAAACTGAACATAACGCTAAACAATGCAAATGGCGATGAAGTAAGTAAGCAACAGCTCACCACCAATGAATTCGGCTCTGTAAACGGCTCATTCGTGCTTCCGCTTGGAAAACTGAACGGACAGTTTTATATTGAGGTTGACAATGATAATGAAGAATCAGATTTCTTGATTGATGGAACCAAATATTTTCAGGTTGAAGAATACAAACGACCCAAATTTGAGGTGACATTTGAGCCTGTAAAAGATGAATATAAATATGGGCAGACAATAGAAGTCAAAGGAAAAGCTATGATGTTTTCGGGAGTTCCGCTTAGCAATGCTACGGTGAACTACGAAATCAAAAAGAAGAATATCCGCTGGATGTACTTTTGGTGGTATCCGCGCGGAAACGACAATGAGAATTCCATCCTTGGTGATGTAAAAACCAATGAAAAAGGCGAATTTACGATCAGAATCGACCTTAAAAAGGATGAAAACCTGGACGGAATTCAGGTGGATAATTATGAAATTAATGCTTCGGTGACCGACATCAATGGCGAAACCCAGTCGGAAACCACGAACGTGAAAGTCGCCTCCGTGTCGCATTATATTAAAGCTGATGATATTAAAGACAGCTTCACCGATGAGAATATTAAGGTCAAGGTTGAGACTAAGAATTATAATGATCAGAACCTGAACAAACCTTATCAGGTTAAACTTTCGAAGCTGCTGCCGCCTGAAAGGATCTTCAGAAGTAATTTCCAAAATGAAATTCAGGATTTGCCTAAATTGTCAAAACAGGAATTCATCCAGAAATTCCCGCATGATTACTTTTCTATTGACGAGAAAGAACCTGCTGTTCAATCTGTCATTCTGAATGGAGTGCAGAAAACTGATGAATCTCTTGACTTGGGTAAACTCGCCGCCGGAAAATACAGTCTTGAACTCTACAATATTGAAGGGAAAGACACGATCAAAACGGAAAAAACCTTTGAAGTTTTCGACAAGAGATTTCTGGTAGATACCCAGAAACCTTTCCTCAAAGTACTTCAGCCAAGAAGTGAATTTAAGCGTTCCGAGAAAGTAAAGATTTATGTTTATTCGGCCATCCCAAATGCTTTGGTCAACGTATATATGCAGAATGGAAACGGGGAAACCATCACTGAGCAGTGGAAGCTTAGGAATGGTGTTTTGGAATACGACCTTACTTTCCCAAAAGATGAAAGTATTGATCAGGTCAATGTTCAGTTTCAAATTGTCGCATTCAATGATGTACAAACCGAAAGTATTAATCTTAAGATCAGTTCCGATAAAAAACCTTTAAGAATTGAAACCGTCACTTTCCGCGATAAACTTCAGCCGAATTCAAAAGAGAAATGGACTGTGAAAATTCTTGGAGATGATAAAGAGAAGATTAATGCAGAAGTTTTGGCAAATATGTACGACATGTCGCTGGATCAGTTTGCGGTAAACCGTTGGTCGTGGCAGCAACTGTACCGGAAATATTTCAGGATGATATCCTATGATATAGACCAAAACCTGGCGCAGGAACATTACAGCAAACGGATACCATATCTGAATCAAAATGTAATCCGCATCCCTGAATTCGCATGGTTTAATGGCGGAATTTATGGAAATCAGATGGTAAGGCGTTATGCTGTTTCTGAGATGAGAGTGCAGGGAGCGGCTAAAACTGAATCAGCTCCCAATGCAAATCCCATGACTGATTCGGCTGCACTTGCAGATATGGAAGAAGTTGTTCTTTTGGGATATTCGCGGACCATCACTAAACCGAAGGAGGTTACCGCATCTACCGTTAATGTTGAAGGTCAGCTTTCAAAAATACCCGTCCGCCAAAACCTAAACGAAACCGGATTTTTCTATCCGAATCTCATGACGGACAAGGACGGGAATGTCACCTTTGAATTTACCTCACCGGAAGCATTGACGCAATGGAAACTGATGTTCCTGGCGCATACGAAAGATGCAAGGGCGGCAACTTTGGAAAAAGAAGTCGTTACCCAGAAAGAATTTTCTGTTACGCCAAACTATCCAAGATTTTTGCGTGAAGGAGATGAACTTAATTTGCAATCAAAGCTGTCTAGTTTGGTAAATCAAAAAATTAGTGGAACGGCGCAGCTTCAGATTTTGGATGCGTTTACCAATGAAGATATTTCAGGGAAATTCAGTTTAAAAGAAACTCAGAAATCATTTGAACTGGCTGAAAAAGGAAATTCTGTTGTCAACTGGAAATTAAAAGTTCCGAATGACGTTTCTTCAATTATCATTAAGGTAATCGCTCAGGCCGGAAACTTTTCTGATGGGGAGCAGAAAGCAATTGCGGTTCTGCCAAACAGAATGTTGGTGACGGATGCAGTTCCGATCTTCGTAAAAGAAGGCCAGACCAAAACATTCACGCTGGAAAATTTAGCTAAAAACAATTCAACAACCGCCACGAACGTTGCCAATACTTTAGAGCTGACGACAAACCCAATATGGGAAATCATGTTTGCGTTGCCAAGCCTCAAAAACGATCAGAACGGTTCAGCGGATGTGGTTTTCAACAAATGGTTTGCGGATGTGTTGGCAGCAGAAATCTTTAAAGCCAACCCGAAACTTAAAACGGTTTTTGATGAATATCAGCAGAAAGGTTTATTAACTTCAAATCTTGAGAAGAATCAGGAGTTGAAACAATTATTGCTCGAGGAAACTCCCTGGGTTCTGGACAGTAAGGATGAAACCGAGCAGATGCAGAAACTGGCCCGTCTTTTCGATGCCAATACCATGCGGAACTCCATTCAGACGGATTGGGCAGAACTGAAACAGCTGCAGAATCCGGACGGAGGCTTCTCCTGGTATCAGGGTTATCCAAGTTCGTATTATACTTCACTATATATTCTTAAAAATCTGGGAAGGATCAATGAATGGCTGAAAGGAAACATGACTGATTATCAGGGTTCGGAACAGAAAGAACTGATTTTAAAACTTATTGGTTATGTAGATCAGGAAGTCAATAAGTATGGGAACATTGACAAAAAATTTGTGGTGAATAATTTCGTACTGGATTATCTGGATACCCGCAGTTATTGGGAGGCTCAGTATCCGCTGAAAGCAAAAGGAACATCTTTAAAAAATGCAGTGATTGCCAAAGCTAAGACGGAGAAGATTACTGATTTCACCTTCTTTGGGCTACACCGTCTGGCGTTGTTGTTTAATAAATTTGGAATGAAAACGGAGTCGAAGAAATTCCTTACGTATTTAAAGGAAACCTCTACAGATACCCAAACTCAGGGCGTGTACTGGAAACAGAACCTGAACGACTGGGGTTGGTATTCGTCCAAAACGGTGAACCACGCCGGCGCTTTGGAAGCCTTTAACAAGCTTACTCCAAACGATACGGATTTCATTGAAGAAATGAAAATATGGCTCGTGACCCAGAAGGAAGTGAATTCCTGGGGAAGTTCGCGCGGAACGGCTGAAGTTATTTTTACGATGCTGAATTCCGGAAAATCATGGACAAGTCCTGAAAGTGATAAGGCAACAATTGTGTGGGGAGGGAAGGAGCTTGTAAACCCGGACACCAAAGCCACAGGTTATGTGAAAACATCTGTAAAGCCAGAACAGATTGACAAGACCTTAGGAACGGTGACCGTTACTAAACCCGGCCCCGGTGTTGTTCAGGGCGGACTGTTCTGGCAGTATTATGAAGATCTTGATAAAATTAAATCGTCCGAATCGTATATTTCCATCACCAAGGAACTCTACAAAAAAGTAAAGACCGTAAATGGGGAGGAACTTCAGAAAATAACCGCTGCAACACCTCTGAAAGTTGGCGATAAAGTAACCGTAAGAATGATCCTGAACACCGACAGGAATATGGAATTCATCCACCTGAAGGACATGCGCGCTGCCGGATTTGAGCCACTAAACGTGATTTCCGGTTATGAGTGGAAAAACGGATTGGGTTATTATCAGTCGACAAAAGATGCATCAACCAATTTCTATATCGAATATATGCCGAAAGGGAAGTATGTGTTTGAGTACGACTATATCTGTAATGCCTCAGGAACCTTTAGCAACGGAATTACGACGGTGCAGAATTATTACGCACCTCAGATGAACGCCCATACAATGGGAACGAGAGTTTCAATTGCTGAGTAA
- a CDS encoding four helix bundle protein, with amino-acid sequence MKTHRLRDLLIWQKSMVLVKDIYLLTENITASENYGLVSQIRRSAVSIPSNIAEGAGRNNPKEFYQFLGIANGSSYELETQLLLLVELNFKSEIEIQPLLNVLMEIQKMIYKFKTSLMNG; translated from the coding sequence ATGAAAACACACCGATTACGGGATTTACTTATTTGGCAAAAGTCAATGGTTTTGGTTAAAGATATTTATTTATTAACTGAAAATATAACGGCTTCAGAGAACTATGGGTTGGTTTCGCAAATTAGAAGATCTGCTGTTTCAATCCCTTCTAATATCGCTGAAGGAGCGGGAAGAAATAATCCTAAAGAATTTTATCAATTTTTAGGAATTGCAAATGGTTCAAGCTATGAATTAGAAACTCAATTGCTTTTGTTAGTTGAATTAAATTTCAAAAGCGAGATAGAAATTCAGCCTTTACTAAATGTTTTAATGGAAATTCAAAAGATGATTTACAAATTCAAAACTAGCTTAATGAATGGTTAG
- a CDS encoding acyl-CoA dehydrogenase family protein: MNSTKKTLIGGDFLITETPANDIFTLEALTDEQKMLRDSAKEFIDREVVPHHERFEKKDYALTEEKMRQMGEMGFLGVTVPEQYGGLGMGFVTTMLTCDFLSGGNGSLATAFGAHTGIGTLPILLYGTEEQKRKYLPDLATGTKFGAYCLTEPDAGSDANSGKTRAKLSEDGSHYIINGQKMWISNAGFAEIFIVFAKIDDDKNITAFIVEKTGTEGLSFGEEEHKLGIRSSSTRQVFFNDMKVPAENLLGERNNGFKIALNALNVGRIKLAAANLDGQRRILEHSVRYANERKQFGVAISTFGAVRKKIAEMATGIFVAEAGSYRAAKDVQDKIDELIAGGMDHQEAELKGVEEFAVEASILKVFVSDLTQHTADEGIQIYGGMGFSEDAPMEAAWRDSRISRIYEGTNEINRLLAVGMLIKRAMKGQLDLMTPAMAISKELMGIPSFEVPDYSELLSEEKALIANLKKVFLMVSGAALQKYMMDIEKQQHLLLNASEILNQIYMAESAVLRAEKSFGADSVEVAMAQLNLYKAAEKIIMAAKEGIVSFAEGDEQRMMLSGLRRFTKYTNQPNVIALTEKIAAHYVAKGHY; this comes from the coding sequence ATGAACTCAACCAAAAAAACACTGATCGGCGGCGATTTCCTGATTACGGAGACGCCTGCTAATGATATTTTCACACTTGAAGCACTTACGGATGAACAAAAAATGTTGCGCGACTCCGCTAAGGAATTTATAGACAGAGAAGTGGTGCCGCACCACGAACGGTTTGAAAAGAAAGATTACGCCCTGACTGAAGAAAAAATGAGGCAGATGGGTGAGATGGGCTTCCTGGGAGTTACAGTTCCTGAGCAGTACGGCGGTCTCGGTATGGGCTTTGTGACCACCATGCTGACCTGCGACTTTTTGTCCGGCGGCAACGGATCACTGGCCACGGCCTTCGGCGCTCATACCGGAATCGGCACACTGCCTATTCTGCTGTACGGTACCGAAGAACAGAAGCGAAAATATCTGCCGGACCTTGCCACAGGTACAAAATTTGGCGCCTACTGCCTTACAGAACCCGATGCGGGATCGGATGCAAACTCCGGCAAGACCAGAGCCAAACTTTCTGAAGACGGTTCACACTACATCATCAACGGACAGAAAATGTGGATTTCGAATGCAGGATTTGCTGAGATTTTCATTGTTTTTGCAAAAATTGATGACGATAAGAACATCACTGCTTTTATTGTAGAAAAAACCGGAACAGAAGGATTAAGTTTTGGCGAAGAAGAACACAAACTTGGGATCCGCTCCTCCTCTACCCGTCAGGTGTTCTTTAATGACATGAAAGTACCTGCTGAAAACCTTTTAGGTGAAAGAAACAACGGCTTCAAGATCGCACTGAATGCCCTGAACGTTGGCCGCATTAAACTGGCAGCCGCCAACCTGGACGGTCAGAGAAGAATTCTGGAACATTCAGTACGATACGCCAATGAGAGAAAACAGTTTGGCGTAGCCATTTCAACTTTTGGAGCGGTAAGAAAGAAAATTGCCGAGATGGCTACTGGAATCTTTGTTGCGGAGGCAGGATCCTACAGAGCTGCAAAGGACGTACAGGACAAGATTGATGAATTAATAGCTGGCGGAATGGACCACCAGGAAGCAGAATTGAAGGGCGTGGAGGAATTCGCAGTTGAAGCCTCAATCCTTAAAGTTTTCGTGTCCGACCTGACACAACACACAGCTGATGAAGGGATACAGATTTACGGCGGAATGGGCTTCTCCGAAGACGCTCCTATGGAAGCGGCCTGGAGAGATTCACGTATTTCCAGGATTTACGAAGGTACAAACGAGATCAACAGGCTTCTGGCCGTTGGCATGCTTATCAAGCGCGCCATGAAAGGTCAGTTGGATCTTATGACTCCGGCTATGGCCATCAGTAAAGAGCTGATGGGAATCCCGTCATTTGAAGTACCGGACTATTCAGAACTTCTGAGTGAAGAAAAAGCACTAATCGCCAACCTGAAGAAAGTGTTCCTTATGGTTTCCGGTGCTGCACTGCAGAAGTATATGATGGATATTGAAAAGCAGCAGCATCTTCTTCTTAACGCTTCCGAAATCCTCAACCAGATCTATATGGCCGAGTCGGCAGTGTTGAGAGCTGAGAAAAGTTTCGGAGCTGATTCTGTAGAAGTGGCCATGGCTCAGCTTAACCTTTACAAAGCCGCAGAAAAAATCATTATGGCTGCCAAGGAAGGCATTGTATCCTTCGCTGAAGGTGATGAGCAGCGTATGATGCTGTCCGGACTGAGAAGATTCACCAAGTACACCAACCAACCAAATGTAATCGCTTTGACCGAAAAAATCGCGGCACATTATGTGGCGAAAGGTCACTATTAG